One window from the genome of Leptospira broomii serovar Hurstbridge str. 5399 encodes:
- the rocD gene encoding ornithine--oxo-acid transaminase: MPTQSAQSYIDLERKFGAFNYEPLPVVLQRGKGIYLWDTEERKYFDFLSAYSAVNQGHCHPRIIESLISQSERLTLTSRAFYNDQLGITEKFLCETFGFDRMLPMNTGVEAAETAVKLTRKWGYQVKGIPQDKAKIVFATGNFWGRSLGAISASTDPNSRKEFGPFIPGFIVIPYNDIHALMKELEDPNVAGFMVEPIQGEAGVILPDFGYLKKISQLCREKNVLLILDEIQTGLGRTGKLLAADHENVKPDLLVLGKALSGGTLPVSAVLSSNEVILTLKPGEHGSTFGGNPLASAVAKTAVQVILDEKLPENAEQRGVEFREGMEILHKEYPDKIKQVRGKGLLNAVEFLPEKSGGSVAKRICYDLLDRGLLAKQTHDHTIRFAPPLCITGEEIQIAVAMISDSVRKTLD, encoded by the coding sequence ATGCCTACGCAATCCGCACAATCATATATTGACTTGGAAAGAAAGTTCGGCGCCTTCAATTATGAGCCCCTTCCCGTCGTATTACAAAGAGGAAAAGGAATTTACCTTTGGGATACCGAAGAAAGGAAATATTTCGATTTTTTATCTGCATACAGTGCGGTAAACCAAGGGCATTGCCACCCGCGTATCATCGAAAGTTTAATCTCGCAATCCGAGAGGCTGACATTAACTTCTAGAGCTTTCTATAACGACCAATTAGGTATCACCGAGAAATTCTTATGCGAGACCTTCGGTTTTGATAGAATGTTACCCATGAATACCGGAGTAGAAGCCGCCGAGACGGCGGTGAAATTGACTCGTAAATGGGGCTACCAAGTAAAAGGAATTCCCCAAGATAAGGCAAAAATCGTTTTCGCAACGGGTAATTTTTGGGGAAGAAGTTTAGGTGCAATTTCAGCTTCAACGGACCCGAATAGTCGAAAAGAATTCGGTCCATTTATTCCCGGATTTATTGTTATACCTTATAACGATATTCACGCATTAATGAAAGAATTAGAAGATCCTAATGTAGCTGGATTTATGGTCGAACCTATCCAGGGCGAAGCAGGAGTTATCCTGCCGGATTTCGGATATTTAAAGAAAATTTCTCAATTATGCCGAGAAAAAAACGTATTGCTTATCCTTGACGAGATTCAGACCGGACTGGGTCGAACGGGAAAATTATTAGCCGCTGATCACGAGAACGTGAAACCCGATCTGCTCGTTTTAGGAAAGGCTTTGTCGGGTGGAACGTTACCGGTATCTGCCGTTCTTTCTTCCAATGAAGTTATTTTGACTTTGAAACCAGGAGAGCATGGGTCCACTTTCGGCGGGAATCCTTTGGCATCAGCGGTGGCAAAGACCGCAGTTCAAGTTATCCTCGATGAAAAACTTCCGGAGAATGCCGAACAACGTGGAGTTGAATTTCGGGAAGGGATGGAAATTCTGCATAAAGAATATCCTGATAAGATAAAACAAGTTCGCGGGAAAGGCCTACTCAATGCCGTTGAATTCTTGCCCGAAAAATCGGGAGGGTCCGTAGCTAAAAGAATATGCTATGATTTGTTGGATCGAGGTTTACTCGCTAAACAAACTCATGATCATACGATTCGCTTTGCACCTCCTTTATGTATTACCGGAGAGGAGATCCAGATCGCGGTCGCAATGATCTCCGATTCGGTTCGTAAAACCCTTGACTAA